The genome window TTCCGCCGGGTCCGTGCCAGGAGGTCCGGAAGGAGCGGCCGGTCGACGGGCGGGACGCTTCGTAAACGGCCGGGAACACGCCGCGACGGCCTTCTTCGACGTGGACGGCACCATCGTGGACGCGACGATCGTACACTACTACGCCTTTTACAGGACCTGGGGATATTCCTCCCTGCGGCGCCTAGTCTGGACCATCGGATTCCTGCCGAAAATCCTCTATTACATCGTCCTGGACAAGATCAGCAGGAGCCGATTCATCCAGGCGTTCTACCGGCAGTACCGTGGTTTCGGTCGCGGGGAATGCGTTTCGAGGAGCGAGCAGCTTTTCGAAAAAGTCATGCGTCCACGCATGTACGCCGGGGCCGTCGATCGCATTCGGGCGCACCAGCAACGGGGCGAGCGCGTGGTCCTGGTCACCGGGTCCCTGGATTTCGTCATGGAGCCGCTGGCGGAATACACCAAGGCGGACGACCTCATCGCCCTGTCCATGAAGGAAGACGACGGCCAGCTGACCGGCGAGACGGAAGGGCCGCCCATCGGTGACGAGGCGAAGGCCCGAATCGTCCGGGACTACGCCGAGCGCCGCGGTATCGACCTGGCCCGGTGCTATGCCTATGCCGACAGCAGTTCGGACGCGCCCATGTTGGGCGTGGTAGGACACGCCGTCGCCGTGAACCCCGGCGGGAAGCTGAAGAAAGCCGCGGAAGCCGGCGGGTGGGAAGTCGTGCACTGGACCCATGTATGAAAGCCGTACAGTACATCAAGAGCGTACCCCGGTACCTGTTCGTCCGCACCCTCGGCCATCGCCGACCCGGCCCGGCCACCGGCGCGCTGTCGTGCATCCGCATGGCGGACGTCGATCCCCCCGCGCTTCCGACGCCTGAATGGATGCGTGTCAGACCGCTGTTGAGCGGAATCTGCGGATCGGACCTTTCCACCATACGGGCGAAGGGCAGCCCCTATTTTTCGCCCCTGATTTCCGCGCCTTTCGTCCTGGGCCACGAAGTGGTGGGCGAGGTGGAGGAGGCCGGTTCAGGTCCCGGGGAAGTTTCCCGGGGAGACCGCGTGGTGATCGAGCCCGGCCTCTGCTGCGCCGTCCGGGGTATCCACCCACCGTGCCCGCCGTGCGGGGAAGGCGATTTCGGGCTGTGCGAGATGGTCATGCACGGCGACATTTCCCCGGGGATACAGACCGGGTACTGCAGGGACACGGGTGGTGGATGGAGTACGTCCCTGGTGGCGCACCCCTTCCAGGTCCACCTGGTGCCCGATCCGCTTTCCGACGAGGAAGCGGTCCTGGTCGAACCCTTCAGCTGCTGCCTGCACGCCGTGCTGAAGTCCTTTCCCGGTGATGACGAGACCATCCTGGTGATCGGCTGCGGCGCCGTCGGACTACTCACCATCGCGGCCATACGGGCCCTGGGAGGGAAGTGCCGCATCCTCGCCGCCGCGCGGTATCCCCATCAGCAGGCCCTGGCGCCCGCCCTCGGCGCCGACCGCGTCATCGGCAGGGGCGAAGACCTCTACGATACGGTCAGCGAAGTGACGGGTGCGGAGATCCATCGGCCCGAGATCGGGCGGCCCGTATTCATCGGCGGCGTGCACCGGACCTTCGACTGCGTCGGGTCGTCGCGCACCATCGACGACGCGCTGCGGCTGACCGGCTCCGGCGGCGTCGTCACCGTGGTTGGCATGCCGGGCATTCCATCCGGGATCGACTGGACGGCGGTGTGGTACAAGGAATTGAAAGTGCAGGGGGCCTACGCCTACGGGACGGAGGAACACGAAGGTCGGTCCGTCCGGACCTTCGACCTGGCCATGGATCTGATCGCGTCGGGGGAGGTCGGCCTGAAGCCTCTCGTGACGGACCTCTTCCCCCTTACGGCATACCGGAAGGCCATCGGCCGGGCCCTGGAAGCCGGCCGGCACGGCGCCGTCAAGGTGGCTTTCGACCTGAGAAACGAACCGGGGCCGTAAGTCCGATGGGGACCGCACCGAGGTTTCAACGGTAACCGTGCGAATCGGAGCACACCCGTGCCTTACCTGAAGTTGTTGCACGCAAAAGCCCCGCAAGTCCATGTCCTGTCAAGGGATGTCACTACCCTGGGCCGTTCCGGCGAGGCCGACATCGCCATAGGCGGCGACCGGGGCGTTTCGAAGCTTCATGCGCGTATCGAAACGGAGGCGTCGGGCTACG of Gemmatimonadota bacterium contains these proteins:
- a CDS encoding zinc-binding dehydrogenase — encoded protein: MKAVQYIKSVPRYLFVRTLGHRRPGPATGALSCIRMADVDPPALPTPEWMRVRPLLSGICGSDLSTIRAKGSPYFSPLISAPFVLGHEVVGEVEEAGSGPGEVSRGDRVVIEPGLCCAVRGIHPPCPPCGEGDFGLCEMVMHGDISPGIQTGYCRDTGGGWSTSLVAHPFQVHLVPDPLSDEEAVLVEPFSCCLHAVLKSFPGDDETILVIGCGAVGLLTIAAIRALGGKCRILAAARYPHQQALAPALGADRVIGRGEDLYDTVSEVTGAEIHRPEIGRPVFIGGVHRTFDCVGSSRTIDDALRLTGSGGVVTVVGMPGIPSGIDWTAVWYKELKVQGAYAYGTEEHEGRSVRTFDLAMDLIASGEVGLKPLVTDLFPLTAYRKAIGRALEAGRHGAVKVAFDLRNEPGP